The sequence ATCTCTTTCGCTCTTTTGATTTATTTGCATGCAATTGAATTGATTCGTTGAGGTGGATTTCTCTTTTGCGTTACAGCTGTGCAACCTCATTTGCATGAACTGCTTCACTTgaaattttcttctttttctgtgaATTTTGATCTTTGCGTACTTTTCCGTGTTGCCATGATTGATTTGAGGATCATCACTAGCTAGGCTCCATCAATGTCATTCTTTTTGTTGAGATTAGAAATAGAgttgaaatgaaatgaaatgaggTGGAAATAACGGGGAgattttttcatctttttcaatTGATTTATGAgattccttttcttttcttgctGATTTAACATTCTGCTTAATTAATGCTGATGCTGATTctggttttttttattagtacaTTGTATTTTTATATGCACTGACGATGCAAATTGGGGACCTCTTATGTTTTATTCTTATTCAATTTGAGTTTTACTTTCCTGTAATTGCATTTGGTTCCTGTTCCTTTTGATTAGATAGGTTTGAAATTGTATTATTCAGAGTTGCAGAGGAGCTTGTGGGTTCAGTATAAGACTTGATAGTGGCTTATGATGGATGAATACATCGGTACTTTCTTCTCTTCCTCATCAATGGTTGATGGAGATGTGAAGGAAAGATCATCTTGGGACTACAGAGAAACTGATCAACCAAATCTGCTGCTTCCTACTTCATTGACGTTATATGAGAATGAGTCTGACAAAGGAAATTGTAAATTATCCACTCAATCACTCCCTTCTAATATTGAGCCAGATGCTGCTTTTGAAATTTTTGGAGAAGCTCAATTGGAGAAGATAGGTGAAAATTGCATTGATAGGGTCTCCCCAACCCCAATGATGAATGGCAGCTTAAAAGTTGGAAACATGAGCTTCCAATACGACGCAGCTTTTGATCCATTGAATCTTGGTTGTTATTCAAAGCAGATTCAGGGTGTTGATGATTTAACACCATCTTTTTCCTTCGCTGGAGCAGGCTATGTTGGAGGCCTTTGCGAACAATTTGAGTACAACAGATCCTTCACAGACTTGCAAAATCTATCAGCAATGCAGCAAACTTGGCCTTCATCATCTTACAGGGGTGTTTCTTCTGGGTCTACTGTGATGGGACAACAACCAACAGGTCAATTTGGTATTCAAGAAGCCAATTTGGATGATGAATTGGACTTTATGCTGAAGAGAAATATGAGTATGgaccaaattattcttgaaaatTTGTCTGCATCAGTCACCACAGAGGTATTAGCTGTAACCTCTACGCTAATTTCAAAACTCCAGgttttcattagtttaaatCCTCTATTATATGATTTTGCAGGATAAGGAAAGTTATCCTCCGTCTTCTTTCGCAGTTGCACCAAATAGAACAACAACAAATGGCATGTCATTGGGGTCACAGGTGCTTGCTCTTGCTATTCAGATAATTGTCACTATTCATTTCATGAGATTCCTATCAGCTGTTGCCTATTGGCGATGAATGAAGTAAATCCAATATAAATAGCTTAAACTTTTTATTTACAGACTTCATCAGCTGGTGGTACTGGTGTATGCAATGGAACTGGAAAGGCTCGTGTGAGGGCACGTCGAGGCCAGGCTACTGATCCACACAGCATAGCTGAAAGGGTtagtatatttttcttttatgttgtAACTACAAGTTTCTTTTCATAATGTGTTGTGTTCAAGCTTGGGCTTCAAGCTGTTATGTTCTGCAGCTTCGGAGGGAAAAAATTTCAGAAAGGATGAAGAATCTGCAAGAACTCGTACCTAATTCTACTAAGGTACTATCTTCCTTTGGTTCTGCAGTTTTTCCACAAAGAAAAGGCTGTAAACTATGTACATGATTGGTcaaattttcagaaattttcTGCATGCATTACATAGTATACCATTCCAATTGACGATTAGCCTATATCCACTGAAATGTCTGATTTGATGACCTTTTGCTGAATTGTTATTTCTTGGTTTGTACATGATAATATAACTTCCAGTGTTGGCTATCATGATTTATCAGAAAAACATGAAACTAAGTGTTCGGAAAATAAATTTATCTATTAGGCTTCATTCCACATTATCCTAAATTAATTCATGCAAAACGCAAGTTTAGACAGCAATAttaatgttttgcagattgacAAGGCATCTATGCTTGATGAGATCATAAATTATGTCAAATATCTTAAGCACCAAGTGAAGGTATGATTTTAGACAATGGTTTACACTTTTCTCCAGCTACATGAACTGGTGTCCAAGGGCTATTCTGACATGGTTATACAAAATATGCAGGTACTTAGCATGAGCAGGGTAGGAGCAGCAGAAGCAGTCATTCCTCTCATCACACATGGTCAAGCTGAGGTAACTAAACTATGCACATTTAGGATCTTTTCTTTCCAATTAGCTTTAATTCAGCATCTGCGAGTTGAATCTCAAATGCATTCTGCATGGATATAGTGGAGTGTTATAACAGTTTGCTACTTGGCTTTCATTCTAGGGCTCTAATGGTCCATCACTCTCAGCATCAGCTGGACTAGGAAGTAACATTTCAGCATCTCCAGACCAAATGGCGTTTGAGCAAGAAGTACTTAAGCTGATGGAATCCAATATGACAATGGCTATACAGCACCTTCAGAGCAAAGGCCTTTGCCTCATGCCCATGGCTCTTGCCGCTGCCATATCTGATGCCAAGTCATCACTGTCTAGCAACGGTTCTGAAGATAAGAAGGAATCCGGGTTCATTGGTGATGGTCTTGATCAAACCAAAAGCAATAGcaacagcagcagcagcagcagtagCTGCAGTTTTTCCGGCATAGAGACCTGTCGGAAGCCCTATGAGGAAAATTTTATGTCTCAACAGCTCAGCACAAAGGGAATTCTGGTCAACGGTTGCAACGGGAACATTAAGACGGAAAAGGGAGATAATAACTTTTCCATAGAATTGAAATCCAAGGCAGTAATTTGATTATCTAGATGCATAATTCAATTTTTTGAAAGTAGACAGTTCTAAAATCTAATAAAATCGTCATTTTAAGCATTTATTATCCCTTCTTCAGCAAGATTCTGCGCATTTGTTTGATTGGAAATATACAGGAAACAAAATTGACATTACAATTAAATAAGTAGAACCAAAAGAATCATTAGCCTCCAGCAAAAACAATGGATAAACAGAAGAAAGATTGAACTATTCTATTTCactaatattttcatataatCCATGTCTGAGTTGAGAAAAACTACCTGACTGACTAAAATAATTTCTAAAGAAAACGGTTATATTCTACAATTACTCTTCCTGGAGATGGCTCTTTCAAGAGTACAGAACAGACGTAGGGGAAAAATTGGGAGGGACCATCTTGATGGCCTAATCTATAGTGAAACAACAATGGGGGGATACAATACAATAATTACATTCCTACTTTTTCTTATGCATTTATataggaaaagaaaaatcaaaatgaGTAAGTAAACTGAGGGTCAAGGCGTGTTAATATCCATTTGATGTTTTCTGAGATTTCTTTTTGAAATTTGCTATGCTGCAATGGGGGCAAATGTACTCCAGTCCATCTGTCTTGGCGTAGTCCTATTATTTGTCAAAAGGAAATACAAAATACTGAAATTAGGATAAACTAAATAATTCTCCATCTAGTGCATTTTCACAAATTAACTGAAACAATGATTCATGACAACTGACAATGACATCCTACGGAGATAAATCAAAAGACAACTTACAACACCTGAAAAAATCTATAAGATGAACTTGATCAGGACAATCATACCTTAAAGGCACCAAGTCCCTGCCTCCTGTCACACCCAAAGTGAGCCCATTCACCACAAATTCCACAGTTCACCCAATCACCAGCCGCACTACTGCAGAGCATAAGCACTAGTTGTTAGTACTGCATCCTTACCCATACGCATGTGTGTGTggattaagagagagagagacggACCTGTGACATAGTAAGCAGCATTCTCCGTCTACATCGTCATGCGCCAATTCATATTCTAAAAGGTAAGTTTCGTAATGCCTTTTCAATGTATTGCCAACACCCTAGAGATCATTGAGCAACAACGTTTTCAGTTACTCCAAAATGCTAAACATGGAAAAAAGGCCAGCCATTGACAACCATTTACTTAAGTCaacattaaaatttaagaaaacaAAATCATTCACTATTATTTTAGACAAAAACCtactacaactgaagctgaaaGTAGGTCTCGGCGTGAGCAAGTAGAGTTCATCTGCCCAACATGAGCAGGGACTCCACTACATAAACTCGGCTTGTGTTTTAAACAGAATTTTATCATCACTCAATGTGTGCAGATGCTAAATTGACCATTAGACTTTTGTATGGATAACTTAATTAACATCCTGTCTATCCTAACTCTACAATGAACAAGGGAATTAAATGTAAGTAAAAGCAGGACTGACGAGGAAAGGATTAATGTTCTCGATTGTGATGAGGAAAGGATTAATGTTCTCTATTGCTCAGGCTAAGCCCACTCCGATGTTGTGACAAAATCCATCGGGcagcataaagaaaaatagtAAAAGGAATAGGAAGAGACCATACCGTCATTCTATTTGTCAATGTATGATTGCGCATCTTCGAGAAAACCTGTCCTTTCCAGTTGATTCCATTCCCAACGTGAAAGCCTCCTCTTGAAACAACCTGAAAACCCAAGTTTTCTTCTTTTTAACAATAAAAACAGGACTGGTTTTGATCATATCCTGCTGAATAAAGTACTTACTTCTCTGTACAAATTGAAAAGGTCAAGGCGTTTTGCGTTAAGGATGGCATCAGGAAACTCAGCTAGTCCACCTTGAGGAACAAGACGAGTATGACCACGAAGTATTAGAAACTGCATCACATCCCTCAAAAATTCCTCCTGCGAcagaataaaatatttaaggGGAAAATAATTGCTGAAAGCTAGCACATACGTCCAATGCAATGCTAGCTACGAAATAAAATACACACTTAACATACAATAATAGGATTAGCTCATATACAATCTGCAAAATCGCTCACCTCTGAGCAAACTTGAATTGGTGGCCTCCCACACCCATGTTTCTTCAGTGGTAAAGGATTTAGAGAAATAATCTGTTGGGCCTGATAAGAGCTGGACAAAGATTTCCGATGCGAGACGGGTGCTGGGCCAACGACACTGTGCTTTGGAGGAGCCACAGGCAAGCTAGGCTTTCCTTGATCTCCATCATATCTTTCGCCCTCAGAAAAGCCAGAAAAAGGCAACATCTTATGACGCCGAGTGTGAGGGATTGGCCTCATAGCAGCAACATTCACTTTCCGTTTAATGTTCCCACCATTTTCAAATTGAAGTCCAGTGCAAGTATATGGTTTGGCTTCTCTGCATGGCTCATGTCTTTTTCGACTGGGTGCAGGAGGAACAAGCCACCTGGGAGGCTTAGTAAGAATAGAGTTGTCTGAATTGAGATCTATGCCTTGCTTTGTACAAAAGAAAAGGAGGCGCTCCGAATCTTCTTTTTCAAAAGAAGCCACAGACAATCCTTGAATGCTAGCAATTCCCAGCATAACTAAGCTGCGATAAGAAACGTCTGGAGCCAGTTGTCGTAACACCTGCAACAGCATTCCGTAAGACACATGGCCAACTTCCCGTGGCGAAACCAGTCCCTCAAAATGGAATAAAGTTTGCTAGATCTTCAAGATCAAAAACTTCTTGTTTCAAAACCTTATTGTTTCATAGACACAAGTCAACGAAATTAAAATTGTTGTACATAAGTATTTGTCTGAGATAATAATGAAAAGTTATTATTGGGCCTTTACTATCAGCTTAAGCTCTTGGTTGGGCACGGGGTGTGTCAGAGATAATAATGAAAAGCTATttttgggccttaactatcagcttaagcttttGGTTCAAATGGTTTTGATAGAACAAAAGAAAACTCTATTAACTGAAGGCCCCATAGCATATTATCTCTCCCAAAGCATTAATAACCAATTCTCCCATTTGACTAATACAGTTCGCAACACTGGCATCGATAAGTATTAGATGCTCAACAAAGCATTATAAAGTCCAGAAAGAACCATTTTATCAAAACAGAAATACAAGTAGATCTGGGAAAGCAAAGAGAGCTTCACCTGTGAAGCCCATGTAGGAACCTTCAAACAGACTTCAAAAACACTTGCCCCACATCCTATTGATGCAGACTTCCGAGGTTCAGACGTAGGCAATTTGCTTTCATCAGAACTAGGCAAAGCATGGACTAGTTCACTATTCTCGATAATCTCATTCTTGATGTGATTCTCCAAAAGCTAGATTGCAACCCCACGAAAAAAAATGTCAGATTATATAAAACAAGAATTCAAAATTAAATGCAATTAAGATGAAGAGATGAACAGTAAAAAACCTAATCAACAGGTAATCAGACTGACAAACTTTCTTATATAGGTTAGTCATCCTTACTTGGTCATTGAAACAAGTCTGTGCACTGCCAGACACTAAGAGAGAAATATGTGCTGAACCACAAGTAGATAAATCGCATCGCATGGTCACTACACCACGAGAAAATGTTCCTGCCTGAAGAGGAGGTGGAGGAGCACTacatataaaaatgatatatcaGCAATGAATAAGACAATTGAAACATTCCATCACATTGAAAAATCCGGAATATTTTATTAAGAATTGTTcacttaaaaataataatgtacCAGGCAAAAAATAAACAGCAAAACCAAGTATGAAAAAGAAGAAACCAAGATAAAGGAAATCACTCGATACCTTGTCCGATTGTGAAGCTTACTCCCACGGATCTGTACAGACACCAtcatggataaaaaaaatatcataattaagacACTAAAAGTAGCAGTCatgaaaataaatatgaaaacaaTGGCAGTCAAGTATACTACAAGTCATGTATTTTTTGTGGTAATATTATTCTCGGAACCTTAGACAATGAACCCATGCACAGTTCCATAATGAAGCCAATTGGTTAATACTTCCAAATATGTTATAACTTTTTCTATCAGATGCATGCCAAAAATTCTTGATCTCATCTCCAACAAGGGAAAATATATATGAGATACCTCAGCTAAAAGTTTCAACATATTTTTAGCTATGTGCACAACATGGATTTTTGTCAAGTATGCCGCACTACCTTTACAAAAAACTTTGTTAGGATCAGGTCACTGGATTTGCTTGCATTTGGTTCATTGAAATATGTCTCCATAAGAAGCATAAAGAGACTTGGA comes from Euphorbia lathyris chromosome 8, ddEupLath1.1, whole genome shotgun sequence and encodes:
- the LOC136204082 gene encoding AT-rich interactive domain-containing protein 4, which codes for MMFHAQGPSRNHCCLLAVLSGRTPDSKQKQPLSGDKPRYPFPALTSSGRLEVQTLTNPSTDEFQRVLQSWEPNIVYLQGEIIEDDEEIGTLAWGDFDLSTPEAVCELFGSTLPATVYLEIPNGERLAEALHSKGVPYVIYWKSVFSNYAASHFRQALLSVIQSSSCHTCDAFQLAHASFRLYCVRNNNQLSSNSQKISGKPGPRLLGDVPKIDITPPEADVLDEESSSGALPAIKIYDDDATMRFLVCGLPCSTDAVLLGSLEDGLNALLNIEIRGSKLHNRTSAPPPPLQAGTFSRGVVTMRCDLSTCGSAHISLLVSGSAQTCFNDQLLENHIKNEIIENSELVHALPSSDESKLPTSEPRKSASIGCGASVFEVCLKVPTWASQVLRQLAPDVSYRSLVMLGIASIQGLSVASFEKEDSERLLFFCTKQGIDLNSDNSILTKPPRWLVPPAPSRKRHEPCREAKPYTCTGLQFENGGNIKRKVNVAAMRPIPHTRRHKMLPFSGFSEGERYDGDQGKPSLPVAPPKHSVVGPAPVSHRKSLSSSYQAQQIISLNPLPLKKHGCGRPPIQVCSEEEFLRDVMQFLILRGHTRLVPQGGLAEFPDAILNAKRLDLFNLYREVVSRGGFHVGNGINWKGQVFSKMRNHTLTNRMTGVGNTLKRHYETYLLEYELAHDDVDGECCLLCHSSAAGDWVNCGICGEWAHFGCDRRQGLGAFKDYAKTDGLEYICPHCSIANFKKKSQKTSNGY
- the LOC136204083 gene encoding uncharacterized protein, translated to MMDEYIGTFFSSSSMVDGDVKERSSWDYRETDQPNLLLPTSLTLYENESDKGNCKLSTQSLPSNIEPDAAFEIFGEAQLEKIGENCIDRVSPTPMMNGSLKVGNMSFQYDAAFDPLNLGCYSKQIQGVDDLTPSFSFAGAGYVGGLCEQFEYNRSFTDLQNLSAMQQTWPSSSYRGVSSGSTVMGQQPTGQFGIQEANLDDELDFMLKRNMSMDQIILENLSASVTTEDKESYPPSSFAVAPNRTTTNGMSLGSQTSSAGGTGVCNGTGKARVRARRGQATDPHSIAERLRREKISERMKNLQELVPNSTKIDKASMLDEIINYVKYLKHQVKVLSMSRVGAAEAVIPLITHGQAEGSNGPSLSASAGLGSNISASPDQMAFEQEVLKLMESNMTMAIQHLQSKGLCLMPMALAAAISDAKSSLSSNGSEDKKESGFIGDGLDQTKSNSNSSSSSSSCSFSGIETCRKPYEENFMSQQLSTKGILVNGCNGNIKTEKGDNNFSIELKSKAVI